In Streptomyces sp. NBC_00306, a single genomic region encodes these proteins:
- a CDS encoding FtsX-like permease family protein, with protein MRATLRWAHADLRAHRGQSVFVVLASAGIISSLLLAVALFSYAANPWQRIFTQSDGAHVWLHTRAAADTDALSDLEGVAGVSGPYRTGKATLESRGVRASVSLRATGTRPPDVARPLVTDGNWLDAGAGGVVLESSVARVLWAEPGDSLTVKGPDGAAHTLRVAGVAEAAEPLYRPGGEPGIGWVLPRTLDQVAPRSTSQSVGLRLHDPADLDFTVQQAVTLLGADRVAEVTKWQQARAEAGSDDRLLGQLFAVFGLGALLAAALAASGAIGARIRGQLRDISVLKAIGFTPGQVVRGFLLQHLAFALLGVALGTAAIAVLGSRIPGRIGEAAGVWQDLPGHTALMIGVPSGAVLLIAAATTLAAWRAGRVPPVPMARSALPSASPMTGLGRRALGLRVPPALVLGWRAAFPRRARTLLTVARLALPLLLITVALVAWSTLDVFRSRPADMGVPAALTVRAEQPGSPSGQQLDRALTAPPAVAAVHPGVEVAALVPGQTGTITLRGLGTAGSPYPFTVVEGRAADGPDEAVAGQGLLDLLDVRVGDWVRMTVEGRPQILHIVGRSIEPEAGGRVISTTVDTLAERDPALRPDFYHLVLRPGADPRAVSDALAAAAGGALEIRETPNPADRLEPARGVIATLIGVLALIGLTELLTVIGTGVRDRGRDLLALKAIGLTPRQISAAIVTAAGFTALLAAALGTGLGVLSGSWLVDIQGRSSGMGAGIAHAPPALLLASVAAGAVLGAVAAAALPATRAARRRLADSLAETL; from the coding sequence GTGCGGGCCACACTTCGCTGGGCGCACGCCGATCTGCGGGCCCATCGCGGGCAGTCGGTCTTCGTCGTGCTCGCCAGCGCGGGGATCATCAGTTCCCTCCTGCTCGCCGTGGCCCTCTTCAGCTATGCGGCCAACCCCTGGCAGCGGATCTTCACCCAGTCCGACGGAGCCCATGTCTGGCTCCACACCCGGGCCGCGGCGGACACCGACGCGCTGTCCGATCTCGAAGGGGTCGCCGGGGTCTCGGGCCCGTACCGCACCGGGAAGGCGACGCTGGAGTCCCGTGGCGTACGGGCGAGTGTGTCCCTGCGCGCGACCGGGACCCGGCCGCCCGATGTCGCCCGGCCGCTGGTGACCGACGGCAACTGGCTGGACGCCGGCGCGGGCGGTGTGGTGCTGGAGAGTTCCGTCGCCCGAGTCCTGTGGGCGGAGCCGGGTGACAGCCTGACCGTGAAGGGACCGGACGGCGCCGCGCACACCCTGCGGGTCGCCGGCGTGGCCGAGGCCGCGGAACCTCTCTACCGCCCCGGGGGCGAGCCCGGCATCGGCTGGGTGCTGCCCCGCACGCTCGACCAGGTCGCCCCCCGCAGCACCTCGCAGAGCGTGGGACTGCGGCTGCACGACCCCGCCGATCTCGACTTCACCGTCCAGCAGGCCGTGACGCTGCTCGGCGCGGACCGGGTCGCCGAGGTGACGAAGTGGCAACAGGCACGGGCCGAGGCCGGCAGCGACGACCGGCTGCTCGGGCAGCTGTTCGCGGTGTTCGGCCTGGGTGCCCTGCTGGCCGCCGCTCTCGCCGCGTCCGGCGCGATCGGCGCACGGATCCGGGGACAGCTGCGGGACATCTCCGTCCTCAAGGCGATCGGTTTCACCCCGGGCCAGGTGGTCCGCGGCTTCCTCCTCCAGCACCTCGCGTTCGCCCTGCTCGGTGTCGCTCTGGGCACCGCCGCGATCGCCGTCCTGGGCTCCCGGATACCCGGCCGCATCGGTGAGGCGGCCGGAGTCTGGCAGGACCTGCCCGGGCACACGGCCCTGATGATCGGGGTCCCGAGCGGCGCGGTCCTGCTCATCGCCGCCGCCACCACGCTCGCCGCCTGGCGGGCGGGACGGGTCCCGCCGGTACCGATGGCACGGTCCGCGCTTCCGTCGGCCTCGCCCATGACCGGTCTCGGCCGACGGGCTCTCGGCCTGCGGGTGCCGCCCGCGCTGGTGCTCGGGTGGCGGGCCGCGTTCCCCCGGCGTGCGCGCACCCTGCTGACGGTGGCCCGCCTCGCGCTCCCGCTGCTGCTGATCACGGTGGCCCTGGTCGCCTGGTCCACGCTGGACGTGTTCCGCAGCCGCCCCGCCGACATGGGCGTTCCCGCGGCGCTGACCGTACGGGCCGAGCAGCCCGGCAGCCCTTCCGGGCAGCAGCTCGACCGGGCGCTGACCGCGCCACCGGCCGTCGCCGCCGTCCATCCCGGAGTGGAGGTCGCGGCCCTCGTACCCGGGCAGACCGGCACCATCACCCTGCGTGGTCTCGGCACCGCCGGGTCGCCCTATCCCTTCACGGTGGTGGAGGGACGGGCCGCCGACGGGCCCGACGAGGCCGTCGCCGGACAGGGACTGCTCGATCTGCTGGACGTCCGGGTCGGTGACTGGGTGCGGATGACCGTCGAGGGGCGGCCGCAGATTCTGCACATCGTCGGGCGGAGCATCGAACCCGAGGCGGGCGGCCGGGTGATCTCGACGACGGTGGACACCCTGGCGGAGCGCGATCCCGCGCTGCGGCCCGACTTCTACCATCTCGTGCTGCGCCCCGGCGCCGACCCGCGTGCCGTGAGCGACGCGCTCGCCGCGGCGGCCGGCGGAGCCCTGGAGATCCGCGAGACACCGAATCCGGCGGACCGGCTGGAGCCGGCACGGGGGGTGATCGCGACGCTGATCGGTGTGCTGGCGCTGATCGGGCTCACCGAGCTGCTGACGGTCATCGGCACGGGGGTGCGCGACCGCGGCCGCGATCTGCTGGCGCTCAAGGCGATCGGGCTCACTCCGCGCCAGATCAGCGCCGCGATCGTGACGGCCGCGGGGTTCACCGCGCTGCTCGCTGCCGCGCTGGGTACCGGGCTCGGGGTGCTGTCGGGCAGCTGGCTGGTCGACATCCAGGGCCGCTCCAGCGGTATGGGCGCGGGCATCGCCCATGCCCCGCCGGCACTGCTGCTCGCCTCGGTGGCCGCCGGGGCCGTGCTGGGCGCCGTCGCGGCAGCGGCGCTCCCCGCCACCAGGGCGGCGCGCAGACGACTGGCGGACTCCCTGGCCGAGACGCTCTGA
- a CDS encoding ABC transporter substrate-binding protein: MSTGDPQNRIPAYPGVERFIDAFDKLVVQPRRSRSRVPVVLLSEPGDGSAGRRIVAGLRSRMRGRSEVLAPHAYIPQIPDGADPPPLELFEHLTLQLAETMPPGTGELRLHSYRLLRSVVTAPAIEGLMERRHAELRNHCYAEHRNWSRTAQTLWWLGGRDQASGGTLLELLWNFIAGPLFQRLPRALYSWRANRRMLGRARSRSWYAEWVRRQHGSPPTDFFRSALDLVHGEPATEPERMDRVLMHALLADLDQACRSRMFNPWRRRRTTRFVLLFDEAGPADSRVQRFLRELRSAMEDLRCTSVFAVAGGVRSLASRIPDIDATGLAHAGAELINIERRGMTPGQPTGIVVPVTEVPEDDQAAVYWLGRWPTLVTPSPRWGPGAEVAGVLGVGTVALAVAAALVLVPDVRGGDDDDPCQGSTFLGTDGQCVGVAEGAAGFGRGPSEQAVRAVLQQIERQNGEVDTELAGRRADDRRPGRRTVVYFGPLTGGKDAEDPVRGGTLAELRGIALAQQHINAQALRSGERVPLRVLAANAGDRFKDAPAVAERIAELAARDPSIAGVVGFGQSRRKTYDAIRVLDKAGIPMVGTSGTADELLRQGEHYYQTAPTDSRAAELMAVFAKSAAMTGGRTALRVSLVADATDAYSNSLAASFRASYGPARTDVLLYTPNDAPEPEPVPGAVNGRPVPTVEDLAREVCRAVQKEPRTAVVWSARASQFQLFLAEISRFSGDCPKISVLGGDDVTNALTEQQRPWDDFTGLTLFYASHGYAPTLAKESPEAAAFLTAYDRAYSTDRTPSTKAMREDGHVALAWDALRYLAEGIDQAWRTTGSHDDRLDRGLLQGVLYQGLGGGGFDGATGRIDAHGAAGGGRVTENKLLAVLRGSNGQPATELLCGTVTRGDERRTWGPKGKEFPCPQR, encoded by the coding sequence ATGTCGACGGGGGATCCACAGAACCGCATTCCGGCCTATCCGGGCGTCGAACGCTTCATCGACGCCTTCGACAAGCTGGTGGTGCAGCCGCGGCGCAGCCGCAGCAGAGTACCGGTCGTCCTGCTCAGCGAGCCGGGCGACGGAAGTGCCGGGCGGCGGATCGTCGCCGGGCTGCGGTCCCGGATGCGGGGCCGCAGTGAAGTCCTCGCACCGCACGCGTACATTCCGCAGATCCCGGACGGGGCGGATCCGCCGCCGCTCGAACTCTTCGAGCATCTGACCCTTCAGCTCGCGGAGACGATGCCGCCCGGGACCGGTGAACTGCGGCTGCACAGCTACCGGTTGCTCCGATCCGTCGTGACCGCCCCGGCCATCGAGGGCCTGATGGAGCGGCGCCACGCCGAGCTGCGCAACCACTGCTACGCGGAGCACCGCAACTGGTCCCGCACCGCGCAGACCCTGTGGTGGCTCGGCGGCCGTGACCAGGCGAGCGGCGGCACCCTCCTCGAACTGCTGTGGAACTTCATCGCCGGTCCGCTTTTCCAGCGGCTGCCGCGCGCCCTCTACAGCTGGCGCGCCAACCGGCGCATGCTCGGCCGGGCCCGCAGCCGCAGCTGGTACGCGGAGTGGGTACGGCGCCAGCACGGCAGTCCGCCCACGGACTTCTTCCGCTCCGCCCTCGACCTCGTGCACGGTGAACCGGCCACTGAGCCCGAGCGGATGGACCGGGTGCTGATGCACGCCCTGCTCGCCGATCTCGACCAGGCGTGCCGTTCCCGGATGTTCAACCCCTGGCGGCGCAGGCGCACCACCCGTTTCGTGCTGCTCTTCGACGAGGCGGGCCCCGCCGACTCGCGCGTCCAGCGTTTCCTGCGGGAGTTGCGCTCCGCGATGGAGGATCTGCGCTGCACCTCGGTGTTCGCCGTCGCGGGCGGCGTGCGCTCGCTCGCCTCGCGTATCCCGGACATCGACGCCACCGGTCTCGCGCACGCCGGCGCGGAGCTGATCAACATCGAGCGCCGCGGGATGACGCCGGGGCAGCCGACGGGCATCGTCGTCCCGGTGACGGAGGTCCCCGAGGACGATCAGGCGGCGGTCTACTGGCTGGGCCGCTGGCCGACGCTGGTGACACCGTCGCCCCGCTGGGGGCCGGGTGCGGAGGTGGCCGGCGTACTCGGGGTCGGCACCGTGGCGCTCGCCGTCGCGGCGGCTCTGGTCCTCGTACCGGACGTACGGGGCGGGGACGACGACGATCCGTGCCAGGGCTCCACGTTCCTCGGCACGGACGGGCAGTGCGTCGGTGTCGCCGAGGGAGCGGCGGGCTTCGGCAGGGGCCCCAGCGAGCAGGCCGTACGGGCCGTGCTGCAGCAGATCGAGCGGCAGAACGGGGAGGTCGACACCGAACTCGCGGGCAGGCGCGCCGACGACCGCCGCCCCGGCCGCCGTACCGTCGTCTACTTCGGTCCGCTCACCGGCGGCAAGGACGCCGAGGACCCCGTGCGCGGCGGCACCCTGGCCGAGCTGCGCGGAATCGCGCTGGCACAGCAGCACATCAACGCCCAGGCGCTTCGGTCGGGCGAACGCGTACCGCTGCGGGTGCTGGCCGCCAACGCCGGTGACCGGTTCAAGGACGCGCCCGCCGTCGCCGAGCGGATCGCGGAACTCGCGGCGCGGGACCCCTCCATCGCCGGCGTCGTCGGCTTCGGGCAGAGCCGCCGCAAGACGTACGACGCGATCCGCGTTCTCGACAAGGCCGGCATCCCGATGGTCGGCACTTCGGGGACGGCCGATGAACTCCTGCGCCAGGGCGAGCACTACTACCAGACGGCCCCCACGGATTCCCGGGCGGCGGAACTGATGGCCGTGTTCGCGAAGAGCGCCGCCATGACGGGCGGACGGACGGCTCTGCGGGTCAGCCTCGTCGCGGACGCGACCGACGCATACAGCAACAGCCTCGCCGCCTCCTTCCGTGCCTCCTACGGTCCGGCGCGCACCGACGTGCTCCTCTACACACCGAACGACGCCCCGGAACCCGAGCCCGTACCGGGCGCGGTGAACGGCCGGCCGGTACCCACCGTGGAGGACCTCGCCCGCGAGGTCTGCCGCGCGGTCCAGAAGGAACCGCGGACGGCGGTGGTGTGGTCGGCGCGCGCCAGTCAGTTCCAGCTGTTCCTGGCGGAGATCTCCCGCTTCTCCGGCGACTGCCCGAAGATCAGCGTGCTCGGCGGTGACGACGTCACCAATGCCCTCACCGAACAGCAGCGCCCCTGGGACGACTTCACGGGCCTCACCCTCTTCTACGCCTCGCACGGCTACGCGCCCACCCTGGCGAAGGAGAGCCCGGAGGCAGCGGCCTTCCTCACCGCGTACGACCGCGCGTACAGCACCGACCGCACGCCCAGCACCAAGGCGATGCGCGAGGACGGCCATGTCGCACTCGCCTGGGACGCGTTGCGCTATCTCGCCGAAGGCATCGACCAGGCGTGGCGCACCACCGGCAGTCACGACGACCGTCTCGACCGCGGCCTGCTGCAAGGGGTGCTCTACCAGGGCCTGGGCGGCGGCGGTTTCGACGGCGCGACCGGCAGGATAGACGCCCACGGCGCGGCGGGCGGCGGACGGGTGACGGAGAACAAGCTGCTCGCGGTGCTGCGGGGCAGCAACGGGCAGCCGGCGACGGAGCTGCTGTGCGGCACGGTGACGCGCGGCGACGAACGCCGGACGTGGGGCCCGAAAGGCAAGGAGTTCCCCTGTCCGCAGAGGTGA
- a CDS encoding HAD family hydrolase: MNRPRLIATDLDGTLLGPRGVLSPRTLSALRAAVSAGTEVVFVTARPPRFVDMLTAATGLVGTAVCSNGSLVYDVASRIVVETRALPLPTARQVATALAAAAPGLGFALETGHHLLYEPGFGLRFEGAAEFEVAVASLVELWLTEVPVTKLLAWSAQLDADFLLAAAEESAGGVAQFTHSGGRGLLEISAPGVSKASTLSALCAVRGIDASDVVAFGDMPNDLAILQWAGTGYAMANAHPAVLAAVGRHTASNADDGVAVVLEEFFGRG; this comes from the coding sequence ATGAACCGTCCTCGGCTGATCGCCACCGACCTCGACGGCACGCTGCTGGGCCCCCGCGGCGTCCTGTCGCCGCGCACGCTGAGCGCCCTGCGGGCCGCCGTCTCCGCCGGTACGGAGGTCGTCTTCGTCACGGCCCGGCCGCCCCGTTTCGTCGACATGCTCACCGCCGCGACCGGCCTGGTCGGCACGGCGGTGTGCAGCAACGGGTCCCTCGTCTACGACGTCGCCTCACGGATCGTCGTCGAGACGCGGGCCCTGCCGCTGCCCACGGCCCGCCAGGTGGCCACGGCCCTGGCGGCGGCCGCTCCCGGGCTGGGTTTCGCCCTGGAGACCGGACACCATCTGCTGTACGAGCCGGGGTTCGGGCTGCGCTTCGAAGGGGCCGCGGAGTTCGAGGTGGCGGTGGCATCCCTGGTGGAGCTGTGGCTGACGGAGGTGCCCGTTACCAAGCTGCTCGCCTGGTCGGCGCAGCTCGACGCGGACTTCCTGCTGGCGGCGGCGGAGGAGTCGGCCGGCGGGGTCGCCCAGTTCACGCACTCGGGCGGCCGCGGTCTGCTGGAGATCAGCGCACCCGGCGTGAGCAAGGCGAGCACGCTGTCCGCGCTGTGTGCCGTCCGTGGCATCGACGCGAGCGACGTCGTCGCCTTCGGTGACATGCCGAACGACCTGGCGATCCTCCAGTGGGCGGGCACCGGCTACGCGATGGCCAATGCCCACCCGGCGGTGCTGGCGGCCGTGGGGAGGCACACCGCGTCGAACGCGGACGACGGGGTGGCCGTCGTGCTCGAGGAGTTCTTCGGCCGGGGCTGA
- a CDS encoding aminobutyraldehyde dehydrogenase — protein MAETEKDSVILNHIGGADLPASSGEVTQLVDPASGETHRSAPRSGPADVQAACAAAAAAHETWSLTTPGERQRALLHIADAMEAHADDLVAAEVGDTGKPVELFRDDELPAIVDAFRFFAGAARALPGAAAGEYTEGRTSLLRREPIGVCAQITPWNYPLMMAAWKIAPALAAGNTTVLKPADTTPSSVALLARIAADHLPPGVLNVLCGDRDTGRALVSHPEVRMIAVTGSVRAGQEIAAAAAADLKRVHLELGGNAPVIVHDDVDIESTAAELATVAYYNAGQDCTAPTRLLVHTRVYDAFVTALAAHAAKQRPGADFGPLNSAGQLASVERLLNGLPAHAEIVTGGSRLRRPGHFLEATVIAGVRQSDEIVQEEIFGPVVTLQRFTDEDEALRLANDVRFGLAASVWTADHERAMRATRALHTGIVWVNTHGTTVSEMPHGGVKHSGYGSDLSMSGLLDYTQGKHVML, from the coding sequence GTGGCTGAGACCGAGAAGGACTCCGTGATCCTCAACCACATCGGGGGCGCCGATCTGCCCGCCTCGTCCGGCGAGGTGACACAACTCGTCGACCCCGCCAGCGGCGAGACACATCGCAGCGCCCCGCGCTCCGGACCGGCCGATGTCCAGGCGGCCTGCGCCGCGGCGGCAGCGGCGCATGAGACCTGGTCCCTGACCACCCCGGGCGAACGGCAACGCGCCCTGTTGCACATCGCCGACGCGATGGAGGCACACGCGGACGACCTGGTGGCGGCCGAAGTGGGGGACACGGGCAAGCCCGTCGAGCTGTTCCGCGACGACGAACTCCCGGCGATCGTCGACGCGTTCCGCTTCTTCGCGGGAGCCGCCCGCGCCCTGCCGGGTGCCGCGGCGGGGGAGTACACCGAGGGCCGCACCTCCCTGCTGCGCCGCGAACCGATCGGTGTCTGCGCCCAGATCACCCCGTGGAACTACCCGCTGATGATGGCCGCGTGGAAGATCGCCCCCGCTCTGGCGGCGGGCAACACCACCGTGCTCAAGCCCGCCGACACCACGCCCTCGTCCGTCGCGCTGCTGGCGCGGATCGCCGCCGACCACCTGCCGCCGGGCGTACTGAACGTCCTGTGCGGCGACCGGGACACCGGCCGGGCCCTCGTCTCCCACCCCGAGGTCCGGATGATCGCGGTCACGGGCAGCGTCCGCGCGGGCCAGGAGATCGCCGCGGCCGCCGCCGCCGACCTCAAACGCGTCCACCTCGAGCTCGGCGGCAACGCCCCCGTCATCGTGCACGACGACGTGGACATCGAGTCCACCGCCGCGGAGCTCGCCACGGTCGCGTACTACAACGCGGGCCAGGACTGCACGGCACCGACACGGCTCCTCGTGCACACCCGGGTGTACGACGCGTTCGTGACCGCCCTCGCGGCGCACGCCGCGAAACAGCGCCCGGGAGCCGACTTCGGACCGCTCAACAGTGCCGGTCAACTCGCCTCCGTGGAACGCCTCCTGAACGGGCTCCCTGCCCACGCCGAGATCGTCACCGGCGGCTCACGCCTCCGGCGCCCCGGCCACTTCCTCGAAGCCACCGTGATCGCTGGGGTCCGCCAGAGCGACGAGATCGTGCAGGAGGAGATCTTCGGGCCGGTCGTCACCTTGCAGCGCTTCACCGACGAGGACGAGGCGCTCCGCCTGGCCAACGACGTACGGTTCGGACTCGCCGCCAGTGTGTGGACCGCCGACCACGAGCGCGCCATGCGGGCAACCCGGGCCCTGCACACGGGGATCGTCTGGGTGAACACCCACGGCACGACGGTGTCCGAGATGCCGCACGGCGGAGTCAAGCACTCCGGGTACGGCAGTGATCTCTCGATGTCCGGCCTGCTGGACTACACACAGGGCAAACACGTGATGCTGTGA
- a CDS encoding flavin monoamine oxidase family protein, whose protein sequence is MNHDVIVLGAGLSGLAAARDLAAGGADVLVVEARDRVGGRVEQTRLPDGRLVQLGGEVVGRAHTAYLALAAELGLTLVPSYVAEPGAMARATPEGVSAGDPPHWFTGGDDACHRRVTAAFTALARTVDPDDPWSHPEAAALDRLSVGDWLRGEGASPGVVRLWEIGQLALASGSYERTSLLAALRKNAAVPGSGDGDHYDYEDWEGLRVAEGSATVALRMAEGLGERVRLGAPVASVTVEPGRVEVGLAGGETVTAGAVVSALPVGPLRSVTVSGVSDERLASLHRQRQAVAAKFTAAYDKPFWRGRDLNGLSECEGVLGSTWPQSEGILSALIPPERYGVLLGMPSHTRDRELLGDIARLYGDDAHQPVAAYLRLWGTDPWTQGYVTQWTPGDVTGVGPLHATHEPPFYVCGSDQWVAGYMEGAVRTGRAAAKEALRRG, encoded by the coding sequence ATGAACCACGACGTCATCGTCCTGGGCGCCGGGCTCTCCGGACTCGCCGCGGCCCGCGACCTCGCCGCCGGCGGAGCGGACGTCCTCGTCGTCGAGGCACGCGACCGCGTCGGCGGCCGGGTGGAACAGACCCGCCTTCCCGACGGCCGGCTGGTCCAGCTCGGCGGCGAAGTGGTCGGCCGCGCCCACACCGCGTACCTCGCCCTCGCCGCGGAACTCGGTCTCACCCTCGTCCCCAGCTATGTCGCCGAGCCGGGCGCCATGGCCCGCGCCACGCCGGAAGGCGTCTCCGCGGGCGACCCGCCGCACTGGTTCACCGGCGGGGACGACGCCTGCCACCGCCGGGTCACCGCAGCGTTCACCGCCCTCGCACGGACCGTCGACCCCGACGACCCGTGGTCCCACCCCGAAGCCGCCGCGCTGGACCGGCTGTCCGTCGGGGACTGGCTGCGCGGCGAAGGGGCGTCCCCCGGAGTCGTACGTCTGTGGGAGATAGGCCAACTCGCCCTCGCGAGCGGCTCCTACGAACGCACCTCGCTGCTCGCCGCCCTGCGCAAGAACGCCGCGGTTCCCGGCAGCGGGGACGGCGACCACTACGACTACGAGGACTGGGAAGGACTGCGCGTCGCCGAAGGGTCGGCGACGGTGGCCCTGCGCATGGCGGAGGGACTGGGGGAGCGGGTACGGCTCGGCGCTCCGGTCGCATCCGTCACCGTGGAACCGGGCAGGGTCGAGGTCGGTCTCGCCGGCGGGGAAACCGTCACCGCCGGGGCCGTCGTCAGCGCCCTGCCCGTCGGCCCCCTCCGATCGGTCACCGTCTCGGGTGTCTCCGACGAACGCCTGGCCTCGCTGCATCGCCAACGCCAGGCGGTCGCGGCCAAGTTCACCGCCGCGTACGACAAACCCTTCTGGCGTGGCCGCGACCTCAACGGGCTGTCCGAGTGCGAAGGAGTGCTCGGCAGCACCTGGCCGCAGAGCGAGGGAATCCTCTCCGCCCTGATTCCCCCGGAGCGCTACGGCGTCCTGCTCGGCATGCCCTCGCACACCCGCGATCGTGAACTGCTCGGCGACATCGCCCGTCTCTACGGCGACGACGCCCACCAGCCCGTCGCCGCGTATCTGCGCCTGTGGGGCACCGACCCGTGGACCCAGGGCTATGTCACGCAGTGGACACCCGGCGATGTCACGGGAGTCGGCCCCCTGCACGCGACCCACGAACCGCCCTTCTACGTCTGCGGCTCCGACCAGTGGGTCGCCGGCTACATGGAAGGCGCCGTCCGCACCGGCCGTGCGGCGGCGAAGGAGGCACTGCGGCGTGGCTGA
- a CDS encoding ABC transporter ATP-binding protein: protein MTTTTSADTSPAVRLDGVSKSYAGSFAVHELSLDIGAGEFFSLLGPSGCGKTTSLRMIGGFTDPTDGTILLGGEDVTCLPPNQRNVNTVFQSYALFDHLSVADNVAFGLKRKGVGRKEIRERVGNMLDRVQLGSLADRKPRTLSGGQRQRVALARALVNRPQVLLLDEPLAALDLKLRRRMQVELKQIQREIGITFVFVTHDQDEALTMSDRVAVMNEGHVEQCGTPEDVYEHPASTFVASFMGTSNLVPGTYRSGSVVVDKGPSLPVGSRSGVTEGSNVSLSIRPEKIWLSDFTPDMAMVNGVIRETVYSGPTTTYLIELAPGITVSVLEQNTDRSRMEDRWSGGESVEIGWKPEHCLVLDGHAGRENTASKERV, encoded by the coding sequence GTGACAACCACGACCTCCGCGGACACCTCGCCCGCAGTCCGCCTCGACGGCGTCAGCAAGAGCTACGCAGGCTCCTTCGCCGTGCACGAACTCTCCCTCGACATCGGGGCCGGCGAGTTCTTCTCGCTCCTCGGCCCCTCCGGCTGCGGCAAGACCACCTCGCTTCGGATGATCGGCGGCTTCACCGATCCCACCGACGGCACCATCCTGCTCGGCGGTGAGGACGTCACCTGCCTCCCGCCCAACCAGCGCAACGTCAACACCGTCTTCCAGAGCTACGCCCTCTTCGACCATCTCTCGGTCGCCGACAACGTGGCCTTCGGCCTCAAGCGCAAGGGCGTGGGCCGGAAGGAGATCCGCGAGCGCGTCGGCAACATGCTCGACCGTGTGCAGCTCGGCTCCCTCGCCGACCGCAAACCCCGTACGCTCTCCGGCGGTCAGCGCCAGCGCGTCGCCCTGGCCCGTGCCCTCGTCAACCGCCCCCAGGTCCTGCTGCTCGACGAGCCGCTGGCGGCGCTCGACCTCAAGCTCCGCCGCCGGATGCAGGTCGAGCTCAAGCAGATCCAGCGCGAGATCGGCATCACCTTCGTCTTCGTCACCCACGATCAGGACGAGGCGCTGACCATGTCCGACCGGGTGGCCGTGATGAACGAGGGCCACGTCGAGCAGTGCGGCACCCCCGAGGACGTCTACGAACACCCGGCGAGCACCTTCGTCGCCTCCTTCATGGGTACGTCCAACCTGGTACCCGGCACCTACCGTTCCGGCTCCGTGGTCGTCGACAAGGGCCCGTCGCTGCCCGTCGGCAGCCGCAGCGGAGTGACCGAGGGCAGCAACGTCAGCCTCTCCATCCGGCCCGAGAAGATCTGGCTCTCCGACTTCACCCCCGACATGGCCATGGTGAACGGCGTCATCCGGGAAACCGTGTACTCCGGCCCCACCACCACCTATCTCATCGAACTCGCCCCCGGCATCACCGTCTCCGTCCTGGAGCAGAACACCGACCGCTCCCGTATGGAGGACCGCTGGAGCGGCGGCGAAAGCGTCGAGATCGGCTGGAAGCCCGAGCACTGTCTGGTCCTCGACGGGCACGCCGGACGCGAGAACACCGCATCCAAGGAGCGCGTATGA
- a CDS encoding ABC transporter permease, whose product MTLRPALHPVRRPGPRTAADTSPRGAGRSAASRQGHASRTRHRRGTDRRPRFAIAVTVLFFLLLYLPIGVVVLFSFNSQKSLTVFEDFSLRWYSAFFRDDVLLSSLGMSLQVALVAMVGSLILGVALALGLVRCRSRLGSLAGLVMLVPLITPEIVTGVAAMLLFKGMGITLSTGTVMLAEITFSISYVTVILRSRIAALNPEVEEAAMDLGATRWQSLRLVTLPALLPSILASAVLIFALVFDDFVLAYFTTGVEPQPLSVRIYSAIRFGVQPTINAVGTLMLAGSVGLIVLALTIPRLFGRRGGLDLLSGK is encoded by the coding sequence ATGACGCTGCGCCCCGCCCTCCACCCGGTGCGCCGGCCGGGCCCCCGCACCGCGGCCGACACCTCGCCGCGCGGCGCGGGCAGGTCCGCCGCCTCCCGTCAGGGCCACGCTTCCCGCACCCGACACCGCCGAGGCACCGACCGCAGGCCACGCTTCGCGATCGCCGTCACGGTGCTGTTCTTCCTCCTCCTCTACCTCCCCATCGGCGTCGTCGTCCTCTTCTCCTTCAACTCCCAGAAGTCCCTCACCGTCTTCGAGGACTTCAGCCTCCGCTGGTACTCGGCGTTCTTCCGGGACGACGTCCTGCTGTCGTCGCTCGGGATGAGCCTGCAGGTGGCCCTGGTCGCGATGGTGGGATCGCTGATCCTCGGCGTCGCCCTGGCCCTCGGTCTGGTGCGTTGCCGCAGCCGGCTCGGCTCCCTCGCGGGACTGGTCATGCTCGTCCCGCTGATCACCCCGGAGATCGTCACCGGTGTCGCGGCGATGCTGCTCTTCAAGGGCATGGGCATCACCCTCTCCACCGGCACCGTGATGCTCGCGGAGATCACCTTCTCCATCTCCTATGTGACGGTGATCCTCCGCTCGCGGATCGCGGCACTCAACCCCGAGGTGGAGGAAGCCGCGATGGACCTCGGAGCCACCCGCTGGCAGTCGCTCCGGCTGGTCACACTGCCCGCCCTGCTCCCCAGCATCCTGGCCTCGGCGGTCCTCATCTTCGCCCTCGTCTTCGACGACTTCGTCCTCGCCTACTTCACCACCGGCGTGGAGCCCCAGCCGCTGTCCGTACGCATCTACTCGGCGATCCGGTTCGGTGTGCAGCCCACCATCAACGCCGTCGGGACCCTCATGCTGGCCGGCTCCGTCGGCCTCATCGTCCTGGCGCTGACGATCCCGCGCCTGTTCGGCCGCCGCGGCGGCCTCGATCTGCTCTCCGGGAAGTGA